Part of the Deltaproteobacteria bacterium genome, ACATCTTTAACGATACTGTCTACGTCTCCCACAAGAATAAGCAGATAGTCCCGAAAAGCGCGTCCCAGAAGCGTTACGTCGATGCCATAAGGAAGTTCGACATAGTGTTTGGCATAGGCCCTGCGGGCACGGGTAAGACATACCTTGCCATGGCAGCGGCGGTCGCATCGTTTTCGAAGCGTGAAGTGGACAGGATAATACTCACGCGTCCGGCAGTTGAGGCAGGGGAGAAGCTCGGATTCCTGCCCGGAGACCTTTCTGCAAAGGTAGACCCGTTCCTTCGGCCTCTCTATGATGCGATACACGACATGATGGACTTCGAGCGCGTGCAGCGCATGATAGAGCGCGGCACAATCGAGGTGGCGCCTCTGGCATTCATGCGCGGCAGAACACTTAACGATTCTTTCGTCATACTTGACGAAGCTCAGAACACAACACTTGAGCAGATGAAGATGTTCCTTACGCGCCTTGGCTTTGGCAGCAAGGCCGTTATCACAGGCGACATAACGCAGATAGACCTGCCGCTTGCAAGGCCTTCGGGGCTTGTCGAGGCGCAAAAGATTCTGCGCGATATAGACGGCATCGAGTTCGTGAACTTCACCGAGGCAGATGTCGTGCGCCATCCGCTCGTGCAAAAGGTCATACAGGCATTCGAGAAGTCCAAGAGAAAGAAGGAAGGCAAGATTGTCGAAGAGGTGTAAGGCTGTCTCTATGGCAAAGGTGGCTCCGTGGCAATCGAGATAAGCCGCAAGGCCGGGATTGCCGTGCCCCCGGTGCCGCTAAAAAAGGCGGCAAAGGCCGCGCTCTCGATGCTTGGCAAGAAGGACGCGGAGCTTAGCATCCTCATCACCGACAACGAGGGCATAAGGGAACTGAATAAGAAGTACCGCTCAATGGATAAGCCGACAGATGTCCTGAGCTTTCCGATGGACGGCGATATGCTTGGCGATGTCGTAATATCCGTTGAAAAGGCGGCTACCCAGGCGCCGTTATATAAGAACACGGTAAGAAACGAAATACTACGGCTCCTTATCCACGGCATACTGCATCTTCTGGGCTATGAGCATGTAAACGGCGGCCTCCAGTCCAGAAGGATGAAGGACATGGAAAAAAAGCTTTTCAAGAAACTAAAGCATATCTAAGATGCCTTCCCCGTATATCCCTGATATCCGTTCATACCGGGCGTTATTTTTATCCCTCGTTATAGCCGCGTTCTTTTTTGTGCCGGGGAGCGCTGCTGCTGACAATAAGGCAACGCTTTACTTCTTCTACGGCGAGGGCTGCCCGCACTGCGCAAAGGAAGAAGTGTTCCTTGAAAAAATGAAGGCGAAGTATCCGTCTATCGATGTCCGTGCCTTTGAGGTCTGGCACAACCCGGAAAACGTCGCCATCATGACAGAGTTCCTTGCCCCTTACGGCCTAAAGCCAACAGGTGTTCCCGTGACCTTCATCGGCAATTCCGGGCCGTTATCAGGCTATGGCGACGATTCTACCTCAGGCCGCGTTATCGAAGGATTTATAAAAGACTGTGTCGAGTCCGGGTGCCCTGATGCCGGGGATATTATACGCGGCACTGCGAAGGCCGGCGCTTCTAAAGCCAAGCTGCCAACCGTTGCTGGCCTTGACGTTAACACGGCATCGCTTCCAATCCTCACGATCGTTATAGCGTTTCTAGACGGTTTTAACCCGTGCGCCTTTTTTGTGCTCTTTACGCTCCTTGGCATTCTCTCGCACGCTAAGACAAGGGGCAGGATGCTTTTTGCAGGAGCATTGTTCGTCTTTGTATCCGGGCTTGCGTATTTCCTTTTTATGGCAGCCTGGCTAAATGTCTTTATCTACACGGGCGGCATACGTGTTGTGACGCTCGTTGCCGCTCTCCTCGCGCTCGTAATCGGCGCCTTTAATATAAAGGACTTTTTCATGTTTGGCCGCGGCCCTTCGCTTTCCATACCCGAGGGGGCAAAGCCAGGGCTCTATGCCAGGATGCGTACGGTCATGCGTGCAGCCTCTCTTGCCTCCGTCATAACAGGCACGATTATGCTTGCCGTAAGTGTTAATCTTTACGAGCTTCTCTGCACTGCCGGGTTCCCGATGGTCTACACGAGGGCGCTTACGCTGCGCTCGCTTGAGCCCCATGTTTATTATATCTATCTTGCGGCCTATAATGTGGTATATGTAATCCCCATGGCGGCTATTGTCGCGCTATTTGCCTTTACAGTGGGTTCAAGGCATTTTAGCGAGCGATGGGGCCGCACTTTAAAGTTTGTGTCAGGGCTTATGATGCTTTCGCTGGGGCTGGTGCTGCTCATAAAACCGGAACTCTTGAATAACGTGATGCTAAGCGCTGCGTTACTTGGACTGGCCGTTGGCGCGGCCTTTGTGGCTGCGTATTTCACGAGGGAGAAGGGAACGTCGAGTTGAAAAAGCGTTGTCTTGAAGCGTTAAGAGATCTTATTTGGCCGGCAGTGTCAGGCGCTGTGCTCGTGCTCGCCTTTGCGCCGGTTAATCTCTGGCCGCTTTCATTTGTCGCGTTCATTTTGCTGTTTTTCTCTTTAAACGGCGTTTCATCGTGGAAGGCGAGGTTTCTTAAGGGCTTTATCTTCGGCCTTGTGTTCTTTCTTGGCACGGTTTACTGGGTCATACACTCGATGTATTTTTACGGCGGTGTGCCGTTCTATCTTGGCGCGCTCGTAACGCTTCTTCTGGCCGCTGTCCTTGCGCTTTATCCGGCAGCGTTCGCAGTGCTTGGCTGGCTGCCTGTATGTAAAAACAAATGGGTACGTCTTGTTTTTGTCGCAGCTCTTTGGGTGGCGATTGAGTATCTTCGTAGCATTCTGTTCACCGGTTTTCCGTGGGTGCTTCTTGGGTATTCACTTGCCTCGTTTGCGCCGCTTACGCAGACGGCCGAGATATTTGGCGTCTGGGGCGTGTCGT contains:
- a CDS encoding PhoH family protein, producing the protein MDAKGKAKKQITLEKNDIAQKLLGDGSTVKRIEKKLGVTIDSRGNVVTIQGEASQTELAERLLTELYALIESGYMPTALDVDYAARAISTDHGYSLKDIFNDTVYVSHKNKQIVPKSASQKRYVDAIRKFDIVFGIGPAGTGKTYLAMAAAVASFSKREVDRIILTRPAVEAGEKLGFLPGDLSAKVDPFLRPLYDAIHDMMDFERVQRMIERGTIEVAPLAFMRGRTLNDSFVILDEAQNTTLEQMKMFLTRLGFGSKAVITGDITQIDLPLARPSGLVEAQKILRDIDGIEFVNFTEADVVRHPLVQKVIQAFEKSKRKKEGKIVEEV
- the ybeY gene encoding rRNA maturation RNase YbeY is translated as MAIEISRKAGIAVPPVPLKKAAKAALSMLGKKDAELSILITDNEGIRELNKKYRSMDKPTDVLSFPMDGDMLGDVVISVEKAATQAPLYKNTVRNEILRLLIHGILHLLGYEHVNGGLQSRRMKDMEKKLFKKLKHI